The Mauremys reevesii isolate NIE-2019 linkage group 1, ASM1616193v1, whole genome shotgun sequence genome has a segment encoding these proteins:
- the NXPE3 gene encoding NXPE family member 3, with the protein MWPSFCRLQVFCMILTVLAFLLLGYNFRQLEHLDHNTVSALNWIKETGDQQSSLPTTKTTRKLYCNYEHQTLSKTEQAEEESLFAAIQWPNPPVGKIPFIRSTDPAHSNFVIVNSHVRFKVGDQLEVRVHMKDFQGKPKQYGGDYIQARIHSPLLKAGAMGRVVDDQNGFYKVFFTLLWPGEVKVSVSLVHPSEGIQVLKRLREEKPDRVYFKSLFRSGSTSETTVCNVCLPGDLPVCNFTDLYTGEPWFCYKPRKLSCANRINHAKGGYQKGLLTPSESLFFQTDVNIKVPVLPSGPDSVTVEPLGLTESANLDRSQGPAVFPLGYYYQDEWRPRTHWIHHFNKTADISKCLQGKVVHFFGDSTVRQWFEYLTTFVPDLVEFNLGSPKNLGPFMSVDLKHNVLLKFRCHGPPIRFTTVFSSELRYIANELNGIVGGRNTVIAITIWSHFSTFPVEVYIRRLRNIRRSIILLLDRSPKTVVVIRTANVQELGPEVSLFNSDWYSFQLDTIMRKMFSGIAVFFVDAWEMSLAHYLPHILHPQDIIIKNQIDAFLSFVCPSET; encoded by the exons CACTTGGATCACAACACTGTCTCGGCGTTAAATTGGATAAAGGAGACCGGTGACCAGCAGTCTTCATTGCCAACAACTAAAACTACGCGAAAGCTGTACTGTAATTATGAACATCAAACTTTGTCCAAAACAGAACAAGCTGAGGAGGAATCCTTGTTTGCTGCTATACAGTGGCCAAATCCCCCTGTAGGCAAAATCCCATTTATAAGAAGCACTGATCCTGCCCACAGCAATTTTGTGATTGTGAATTCCCATGTGCGCTTCAAGGTGGGAGATCAGTTAGAGGTACGTGTCCACATGAAGGATTTTCAAGGCAAACCAAAACAGTATGGCGGAGACTACATACAGGCGAGAATTCACTCTCCTCTACTGAAAGCTGGAGCAATGGGAAGGGTTGTAGATGATCAGAATGGGTTTTACAAAGTCTTTTTCACTCTACTTTGGCCAGGGGAGGTCAAAGTATCTGTGTCTCTGGTCCACCCTAGTGAAGGGATACAAGTCCTGAAGCGCTTACGGGAAGAAAAGCCAGATAGAGTCTACTTTAAAAGCTTATTCAGGTCTGGTAGCACTTCAGAAACCACTGTATGCAATGTGTGTTTGCCTGGAGATCTGCCTGTCTGTAACTTCACAGACCTCTACACTGGTGAGCCCTGGTTCTGCTACAAGCCTAGAAAACTGTCCTGTGCCAACAGAATCAACCACGCCAAGGGAGGATATCAAAAGGGCCTTCTGACACCTTCGGAGAGTCTCTTTTTCCAAAC TGATGTGAATATCAAAGTGCCAGTACTTCCCAGTGGCCCTGATTCAGTGACTGTAGAACCCTTAGGACTTACAg AATCAGCCAATCTGGACAGATCTCAGGGCCCAGCTGTTTTCCCTTTGGGTTACTATTACCAAGACGAGTGGAGGCCAAGAACACATTGGATCCATCATTTTAACAAGACAGCTGATATTAGTAAATGCTTACAAGGAAAAGTAGTCCACTTCTTTGGCGATTCTACAGTAAGACAGTGGTTTGAATATCTGACCACATTTGTTCCAG ATCTAGTGGAATTTAACCTTGGGAGTCCTAAAAACTTAGGTCCTTTTATGTCCGTGGACCTGAAGCACAATGTCCTGCTGAAGTTCCGCTGTCATGGGCCACCCATTCGCTTTACCACTGTCTTCAGTAGCGAGCTACGCTACATTGCCAATGAGCTGAATGGCATTGTAGGCGGAAGAAACACTGTGATAGCCATAACCATATGGTCCCACTTCAGCACCTTCCCTGTGGAGGTGTACATCCGAAGACTGAGGAACATTCGTAGGTCCATCATTTTACTGCTGGATCGCAGCCCCAAAACTGTGGTGGTCATCAGAACAGCCAATGTTCAGGAGCTTGGGCCAGAAGTGAGTCTCTTCAACAGTGACTGGTATTCCTTTCAGCTTGACACAATCATGAGGAAGATGTTCTCAGGAATTGCTGTGTTCTTTGTGGACGCCTGGGAGATGTCTCTGGCCCATTACTTGCCACACATCTTGCATCCACAGGACATCATTATTAAGAATCAAATAGATGCATTCCTGTCTTTCGTTTGTCCTTCAGAAACTTAG